From a single Cotesia glomerata isolate CgM1 linkage group LG6, MPM_Cglom_v2.3, whole genome shotgun sequence genomic region:
- the LOC123266456 gene encoding zinc finger BED domain-containing protein 6-like, with protein sequence MCRKSGLKKFVRTVSPLYKLPCRKTVTSLIENRYNTTKSILIKRIDEADFVSFTSDILTITNSTRSFLVLTVHFIDSTKGNNSTSLQSINLCAQKLSQSHTAEYIKEIWNGICEEFEIDKSKIVSISTDGGANMVAAVRLFLGNDYRIPCMAHSLNLIVDGVLREVHAFSALCDHVKSIVTFFKQSVNASDQLRAEQIASGKKEGEALTLIQAVSTRWNSCLDMLVRFVELSALVAKILATKSQTNKNTPDMVATSQLNIIRDLIKLLGPFKEATEEISGAHYVTSSLVIPVSNLLRQAVDQSTPSTSLGETVRMALLEKIDQKLASLETNTYLSAATILDPRFKRIHFTSPRAVSNSISKISNDIRSEHRRRGQRSPDPRPVQGEVETSASSIWCRHEKLINLSSNRVEIPSSGCVPNELKQYLDQPILERKSDPIEFWVNCRHFTPVLAEIALKYLICQGSSVSSERLASAVNLTVPNNRSRLTGEHIKERVLLMSISDEYWFE encoded by the exons ATGTGTCGAAAAAGTGGTCTAAAAAAGTTTGTTCGCACAGTTAGTCCTCTTTACAAACTCCCATGCAGGAAAACG GTGACTAGCTTAATAGAGAACCGATATAATACTACGAAATCGATTCTTATTAAAAGAATAGACGAAGCAGATTTCGTATCTTTCACAAGTGACATACTCACTATTACTAATTCTACCAGAAGCTTCTTAGTGTTGACGGTTCACTTTATTGACAGTACAAAGGGAAACAATTCGACCTCTCTTCAGAGTATAAATCTGTGTGCGCAGAAATTGTCTCAA AGTCATACAGCGGAgtatattaaagaaatttgGAATGGCATCTGTGAAGAGTTTGAAATTGACAAGAGTAAAATTGTGTCTATCAGCACTGATGGTGGCGCAAATATGGTGGCAGCGGTACGCTTATTTCTAGGAAACGACTATAGGATTCCTTGTATGGCTCACAGCTTAAATCTTATTGTTGATGGGGTGCTGAGAGAGGTTCATGCGTTTTCTGCCCTTTGCGATCACGTCAAAAGTATTGTGACGTTTTTTAAGCAATCCGTGAATGCTTCTGACCAATTACGAGCTGAACAAATAGCATCGGGAAAAAAAGAAGGTGAAGCGTTGACATTAATCCAAGCAGTCAGCACTCGATGGAACTCGTGCTTAGATATGCTTGTACGATTTGTTGAGCTATCTGCACTTGTAGCTAAAATTTTAGCCACAAAGAGCCAAACCAATAAGAACACACCTGATATGGTTGCAACTTCTCAACTTAATATAATACGAGACCTTATTAAACTTCTTGGTCCTTTCAAAGAAGCTACTGAAGAGATAAGTGGGGCACATTACGTAACTTCAAGTCTAGTGATTCCGGTCTCAAATTTATTGCGTCAAGCAGTAGATCAATCTACACCATCGACCTCTCTAGGAGAAACTGTAAGAATGGCTTtactagaaaaaattgacCAAAAACTAGCTTCCTTAGAAACAAATACTTATCTGTCAGCCGCGACGATATTGGACCCCCGATTTAAACGAATCCATTTTACGTCTCCAAGAGCCGTCTCAAAttcaatatcaaaaattagcaACGACATTCGGTCGGAACATAGACGCAGAGGCCAGCGTTCTCCCGATCCACGACCTGTTCAAGGGGAAGTAGAAACTAGTGCGTCATCAATTTGGTGTCGGCACGAGAAATTAATTAACCTCAGCTCGAATAGAGTAGAAATTCCAAGCTCCGGTTGTGTCCCTAATGAACTGAAGCAGTATCTGGACCAACCAATTCTTGAAAGAAAATCTGATCCCATAGAATTTTGGGTGAATTGTCGCCATTTTACGCCAGTTCTCGCTGAAATTGcgttgaaatatttaatctgTCAAGGCTCCTCCGTATCATCCGAAAGACTTGCTTCAGCTGTAAATTTGACTGTACCCAATAATAGAAGCCGATTAACCGGGGAACACATCAAGGAACGAGTGCTTCTGATGTCTATATCCGATGAGTACTGGttcgaataa